In Deinococcus carri, the sequence GACGCTGGGGCACACGGGCTGGATGTTCCAGGGAGGCAAGAACCTCGATCTGGTGCAGGACCCCGACTCGCAGAATCCCTTCGCCTACGACACGCTCAATCCGCAGACCTACGAGCGGGTCGTCTTCCCGGTGTTGCGCGAGGCCGTCGAGGTCTTCCAGCCGAAGGTCATTCACATCGGCCACGACGAGGTCCGCAACCGCGACCGCTTCCCCGCCCGCGCAAACGGCAAGGCGGCGGGCTTCGAGAAACTCTTCGTGGACGACACCGTGAAGTTGCACGACTTCCTCAAGACGCAGAACGTGGGCACGATGATCTGGCACGACGCGGCCTTTTCCGACAGCGTGATCGGGACCCTGCCCGCCAAACTGCCGAAGGATATTCAGGTCGCGTACTGGAACTACACGGCGGACACGAACACGGGCACGCTGGGCCGTATCAAGGCGCTGGGGTTTCCGGTGCTGGGGGCCTCCTGGGCCGAGCCGGGCAACGCGGAAGGCCTGGCGAGGGCCGCCGCGCAGGCCGGGGCACTGGGCATGATTCAGACGCGCTGGTCGGGGTACTTCGGCAACCCGAGCATCTGGGACGGCATGGCCGAGCAGGGCGTGGCGCTGGTGCGGGCCGGGGCGAGCTTCTGGAATCCGGCGGGCCGGCCCGTGGCGAACGCGGACGCCCTCTACCGCGACCTCTACGCGCCGAACGCCTACGCGCAGGCGGCGGGCAGCCTCGTCAACCTCGCGCCGCTGGTCACGCGCACCCTCACCGACAACGATGAGAAGGGCTGGATCGGGAAGGGGCCGGACACCGACCTGCGGAACCTGGGCAGCGGCAACGTGCGGGTCGGGGACTACCGCTTCGACGTGCGCGGCGCGGTGATGCTGCGCGGCAACCGGGCGGCAGCGAAAGAACTGCCTGAGCGCGTGACGGTCGAGCTGGGGCGCAAGGCGGACGCTCTGGCCTTCCTGCACACGACCGGCTGGCCCGCCCCCACCAACCGCGAGGTGGTCGGGCGCTACGAAATCCGCTACGCCGACGGCACGGTGCTGAACCAGCCCCTCGAATACGGGCGGCACATCCGCGCCTGGACCGACACCCTGCCCAGCAGCATGATCGCCGCGCCCGGCTGGGTCGGCAAGACGCGCGACGGGCTGGACGTGAACGTGCCCGTGCTGGAGTGGAAGAACCCCAAACCGGGCGTGGCGATTCAGAGCGTGACCCTGGTCAGCGAGGGCAAGGGCGCGAACCCCACCCTGATCGGCCTGACCCTGATCGGGGGCGGCAAATAACGCGCCCGCTGCGCCTGATGGCGGACTCCGGCTGCTTTCCGCTGTGGTCGCGCGGCGAGAACGTGGACCCGCTGACGCTGCTGCTCCCGCCGGAGTTGACCGCGCGGCTGCTGGCCTGGGCCGACGCCCTCGACTCGACGCTGAACCGCGCGGACCCGGCCTCGCCGCTGCCCATGCGGGCCGCCTTCCTGCGGGACGCGGAAAGCGAGTGGGACAGCTTCGAGCGCGAGGGCCACACGCTCTGGCGGGCGCTGCGGGCGGCACGGCCCGACCTGCACGTCACGTACCACAGCGTCCTGCTGGAGCGCGCCGTGGACCCGGACACCGACGAACTCCTCGACCTGCTGAACGACGCGGGCGACGTGATTGGGGTGCTGTGGCGCTCGGAGGCGGAGGGGGTGCGACACAAGCGGGGCGTGACGGCCTTTCTGCGTGACGGGGCGGGCCGGCTGTTCATTCCGCGCCGGGCCGCGCACAAGACCCGCTGGCCGGGGGCGCTGGATTTCAGCGTGGGTGGTCTGGTCCTGGCCGGCGAGACGTTCAACGAGGCCTTCGCGCGGGAGGCCCGCGAGGAATTGAATCTGAACGTGGAGGCGCTGGGCTGGCAGGTCACGGCCAACCTCGACCCGCTGACCACCGACCTGCGCTGTTTCACCCGCGTGTATGAGGTTCCCTTCGAGGGGACACCCGACCTCAACCCCGAGGACTTCAGCGGTGGCGAGTGGCTGACACCGGGCGAGGTGCTGGGCCGGGCCGGGACAGGCGAACCGGTCAATGGGGACCTCGTGGAGGTGGTTCGGCGGGTGTACGGGAAGCAGTAACGTTGTATTCCTTCCACTTGTAAACTTACTTGTCCCTCAGCCTGCAATTTGTGATGTACTGGGCGGCATGACTGGGACTGAGCAACTTTCTGTCGCCATCGTCGGCGGCTCCGGCTACGCGGGGGGCGAGTTCCTGCGGCTGGCGCTGGGACACCCCCACCTGAACGTCACGCAGGTGACCAGCGAGCGCAGCGCCGGGCAGCCGGTGGCCCTCATCCACCCTAACCTGCGCGGGCGCACCAATCTCAAGTTCCGCAAGGCGGCCGAGCTGGAGGAAGCCGACATCCTGGTGCTGGCCCTGCCGCACGGGAGCGCAGCGAAGCGCCTGGCCGAGTTCGAGGGCAAGGCGCGGGTCATCGTGGACCTGTCCGCCGACTTCCGCCTGAAGGACGCGGAGCTTTACCGGCAGTACTACGGCGAGGACCACCCCGCGCCCGACCGGCTGGGAGAGTGGGTATACGGCAATCCCGAACTGCACCGTGAGGAACTGCGCGGCGCGACCCGCATCGCCTGCGCGGGGTGCTTTGCCACCAGCGTGATTCTGCCGCTGTACCCGCTGCTGAAGCTGGGCGTGCTGCTGCCGAAAGACATCATCGCCACCGGGCTGGTGGGGAGCAGCGCGGCGGGCGCGAGTCCCACCGAGGCCAGCCACCACCCCGAGCGGGCGGGCAGCCTGCGCGTCTACAAGCCGGTCGGCCACCGGCACACGGCCGAGGCACAGCAGGAACTGCCG encodes:
- a CDS encoding NUDIX hydrolase, whose protein sequence is MADSGCFPLWSRGENVDPLTLLLPPELTARLLAWADALDSTLNRADPASPLPMRAAFLRDAESEWDSFEREGHTLWRALRAARPDLHVTYHSVLLERAVDPDTDELLDLLNDAGDVIGVLWRSEAEGVRHKRGVTAFLRDGAGRLFIPRRAAHKTRWPGALDFSVGGLVLAGETFNEAFAREAREELNLNVEALGWQVTANLDPLTTDLRCFTRVYEVPFEGTPDLNPEDFSGGEWLTPGEVLGRAGTGEPVNGDLVEVVRRVYGKQ
- a CDS encoding beta-N-acetylhexosaminidase, coding for MRPYLLALSALLLSPALAAPLTVTPVPDARLTAPRADLVPQPQKAEFPAGTLPLAGLGVKVVGNAPELGWAIRDLRESWQTRLGASLPDGGRTPITLGTRADAALAAKARAAGLYTETPEGYALWVDRTGAYVVGADALGAYHGAQTLRQLLTPQGLRFARIQDAPALGQRVAMLYLDSTSQPVNDRLIPLLAQLKYNAVLLMSDYVQWDVARAGGWAHPGGATKAEAARVARLAREHGLEVIPLIETLGHTGWMFQGGKNLDLVQDPDSQNPFAYDTLNPQTYERVVFPVLREAVEVFQPKVIHIGHDEVRNRDRFPARANGKAAGFEKLFVDDTVKLHDFLKTQNVGTMIWHDAAFSDSVIGTLPAKLPKDIQVAYWNYTADTNTGTLGRIKALGFPVLGASWAEPGNAEGLARAAAQAGALGMIQTRWSGYFGNPSIWDGMAEQGVALVRAGASFWNPAGRPVANADALYRDLYAPNAYAQAAGSLVNLAPLVTRTLTDNDEKGWIGKGPDTDLRNLGSGNVRVGDYRFDVRGAVMLRGNRAAAKELPERVTVELGRKADALAFLHTTGWPAPTNREVVGRYEIRYADGTVLNQPLEYGRHIRAWTDTLPSSMIAAPGWVGKTRDGLDVNVPVLEWKNPKPGVAIQSVTLVSEGKGANPTLIGLTLIGGGK
- the argC gene encoding N-acetyl-gamma-glutamyl-phosphate reductase, with the protein product MTGTEQLSVAIVGGSGYAGGEFLRLALGHPHLNVTQVTSERSAGQPVALIHPNLRGRTNLKFRKAAELEEADILVLALPHGSAAKRLAEFEGKARVIVDLSADFRLKDAELYRQYYGEDHPAPDRLGEWVYGNPELHREELRGATRIACAGCFATSVILPLYPLLKLGVLLPKDIIATGLVGSSAAGASPTEASHHPERAGSLRVYKPVGHRHTAEAQQELPGRFPLHLTAISTPRVRGILTTVQAWIPDGYSDRDVWGAYREVYGAEPFIRIVKVARGIHRYPDPMLLDGTNYCDLGFEMDMDTGRVVLMSAIDNLGKGTAGHALQCLNIAHGWPETAGLEFAGLHPA